Part of the Pseudomonadota bacterium genome is shown below.
TTATAGCAAGTTTGAATGAATAACTCGGCACCTGCTCCGACCAAAAGTGCGGTTAAGCCTACATGAACCAATTCACTGGCCGTTTCGCCTATTGCATGCACGCCTAAGAGCTTCATGTCTTCTTCTCTGAACAGCAACTTTAAAAAGCCGTCTTGGTCGCCGATGATTTGTCCCCGCGCATTGTTTTGGTATGTTGCGCGACCTGTAACGTAGGCGATGTTGTCTCTTTGAAGGTCCTCTTCTGAGGAGCCTGCCATCGAACATTCAGGGATGGTGTATATTCCGTAGGGCAGGATATTGGCTAGTTCCGTTTTATATTCCAGATCAAAAGCATGAACCATGGCTACACGCGCTTGTTCCATTGAAGTTGATGCTAATGCGGGGAAACCAATTACGTCACCCACCGCATAGATGTTAGGCAAAGTAGTTTGATAAGTGTTATTTACTTTCAATTGCCCTCGAGACTCAGTCTTTAATTCTATATTTTCTAGGCCAAGATCACCGGTATTGCCGTTACGGCCAGTGGCTGCCAGAAGTGCATCCACTTTTATAGAGCGCCCGGTTTTGAGGTTAACCGTTAGATCTCCCGTTGTCTCTACGCTTTCAATTTCTTCTGGCATGCACAGTTCTACGCCCATATTGCGCATACAACTGGTTAGTGTGTCAGCAATTTCAAAGTCCATAAAACTTAATAATTGCTCGCGCCCCTCAACCAGCGAAACATCAATGCCAAGCGCCGAAAACATGCACGCGTACTCGCATCCAATCACTCCACCACCCGCTATCAACATAGTGGAAGGAAGTTTGTCCAGCCCGAGAATAGTGTCGGAGTCGTAAACGCGCGGATCATCGAACGGAAATACTGGAGGGTGATAAGGGCTAGAGCCAGTGGCAATAAGGATCACATCGCCCCTTATAGAAATTTCAGCTTCCTTTGATGCTTTGATTCTTACGGTATGTTGGTCGACAAAAGAAGCATTTCCTTCAAAATATGTTATGCTATGTCTTTCAATGTTTTCGCTTATCCGCCGATGTTCGCTTTGGACCACAAAACGTTCATGGAAAAGAAAGTCGCGGGCTGTAACGGTCCTTTTGAGTTGAGTATCTACGCCATGCAGTTCTCTTTGTCGAAAGCCAGACAGATAGAGGGCTGACTCGCGTAATGTTTTGGAAGGGAGTGTTCCCGTGTTCGCGGCAGCTCCGCCCGGAACAACCTCTCTTTCAATAATGGCAACACTTTTACCAAAGTATGCAGCTTGAGCAGCACCCTTCTCTCCGCCGGGCCCAGATCCGATCACGATCAAATCAAAATTTTCATTGCTCATATTTTCCCCTCATGGCGTTCGCTATTTGCAACGAGATGTCCCACTACGCGTATTGTGTCCAGCATAATCTCCTTGCTGCGAAAAAATAATAAAGCGTAAAATTCAATAACATTAAACCAATTATCAGTTTTACAGG
Proteins encoded:
- the sthA gene encoding Si-specific NAD(P)(+) transhydrogenase, with amino-acid sequence MSNENFDLIVIGSGPGGEKGAAQAAYFGKSVAIIEREVVPGGAAANTGTLPSKTLRESALYLSGFRQRELHGVDTQLKRTVTARDFLFHERFVVQSEHRRISENIERHSITYFEGNASFVDQHTVRIKASKEAEISIRGDVILIATGSSPYHPPVFPFDDPRVYDSDTILGLDKLPSTMLIAGGGVIGCEYACMFSALGIDVSLVEGREQLLSFMDFEIADTLTSCMRNMGVELCMPEEIESVETTGDLTVNLKTGRSIKVDALLAATGRNGNTGDLGLENIELKTESRGQLKVNNTYQTTLPNIYAVGDVIGFPALASTSMEQARVAMVHAFDLEYKTELANILPYGIYTIPECSMAGSSEEDLQRDNIAYVTGRATYQNNARGQIIGDQDGFLKLLFREEDMKLLGVHAIGETASELVHVGLTALLVGAGAELFIQTCYNYPTLSEMYKYATYDALGKRDKRKNLAAE